Proteins encoded by one window of Channa argus isolate prfri chromosome 13, Channa argus male v1.0, whole genome shotgun sequence:
- the usp19 gene encoding ubiquitin carboxyl-terminal hydrolase 19 isoform X7, producing MASSGGSNETLGRRSGAQHRGGSGRDNSSDQSSSASKKKQKDKANQESREAKRAAAAAAVDGVIAEVKKDVFADWKQNVNEVTVRLRCGEDVQRIEDVSTTFTDTHCHVCFPDGRQWSCQLQEEIEASCSRVQYKEKDKGGFLHLIMQKKIPFHIWPSLKSNKKEKEKGGAPAETNNVKVLNMKPAALESLEEPKISSPVPQLQSQPPSTPAQSESRRNISKAERAVKRGLKNKPVCDKATMHTVGVKGGTGEDKSTTGKPVTVTTGELHPQEPSAKRTIVHPPTTTKRASSPPDRDTNSLKSDGKAPPTHLPAPPSPQTQHKDEDDRAERLTDGREPKPGVAVAAASHSNKTQVAEKQNQSSDRSEAIAHDSESQPAAPISSSDCLKPVNLNNKVHSDSPEMLVERTDSEPEKRPVEQQSEQDTLIHQHVGSGEGVPLAPVGMAATQVSSPSLAQRQGSCDGEEKRDQSKEEPSLEMKTQEVPEPMVNLQFVKNDSYEKGTDLMVVNVYMKGICRDTARVIFREQDFTLIFQTRDANFLRLHSDCGPNTVFKWQVKLRNLIQPEQCSYSFTPSRVDITLKKRHSQRWGGLEAPATQVGGAKVAVPSSPACMEKSQPGSSQHKLPAKEEPPRVGEEKHKPPKASSRVEDGVLDTVAPRTVSEHVAIAKPEPTVTMPKPTCMVQPMTHALPASNERHEEEEEKKVCLPGFTGLVNLGNTCFMNSVIQSLSNTRELRDYFHDRAFEAEINCSNPLGTGGRLAIGFAVLLRALWKGTHHAFQPSKLKAIVASKASQFTGYAQHDAQEFMAFLLDGLHEDLNRIHNKPYTETVDSDGRLDEAVAEEAWQRHKMRNDSFIVDLFQGQFKSKLVCPTCSKVSITFDPFLYLPVPLPQKQKVLSVFYFAKEPHKKPIKFLVSVSKENSSTAEVLESISRSVRVKPENLRLTEVGKKRVQRIFLPSQSLDMVSSSDMLFCFEVLSKDLAKERVVLLRVQQKLQVPNIPISKCAACLKPPGAEEEKLKRCTRCYRVGYCNQVCQKNHWPSHKGLCRPNAEIVGLPFLISVPESRLSYTRLTQLLEGYSRFSVNVFQPPFRSGRASPETSQCRVDLPSMPLGSPDGHGSGDEAMGGSSTLGAGDMEPERQSFLPESLAECAQASALHSVEPDSLLSSQTSVSTTQTTDSGFSEPVSSTSLDPHAEKETSCEKAVRPEAAVTGYQHPNESASGACQFYIALLDSNGKEQRLDEKEDALAEVPDDATLELVWKNNERLKEYVLVSSKELEYEEDPSSLSETARAGHFTLEQCLNLFTKPEVLAPEEAWYCPKCQQHREASKQLLLWRLPNVLIIQLKRFSFRSFIWRDKINDMVDFPVRNLDLSKFCIGQKEDMQQPPVYDLYAVINHYGGMIGGHYTAYARLPSDKNSQRSDVGWRLFDDSTVTMVEESQVVTRYAYVLFYRRRNSPVERPLHFVRPVGAESSTGAGATASQASSQSLFGTDLDPEGPPTLTPEAPSDLFAHSGECAAPSYSNMEEVD from the exons ATGGCCAGTAGCGGTGGTAGCAACGAAACACTGGGCCGCCGCAGTGGGGCTCAGCACAGAGGAGGCAGCGGGAGGGACAACAGTTCAGACCAGTCTTCCAGTGCCAGcaagaagaaacaaaaggacAAGGCTAACCAGGAGAGCAGAGAGGCCAAGAgggcagcagctgctgcagcagtagATGGGGTCATTGCAGAAGTTAAGAAGG ATGTGTTTGCGGACTGGAAGCAGAATGTCAATGAAGTCACTGTCAGGCTGCGCTGTGGGGAGGATGTGCAGAGGATAGAGGACGTCAGCACAACCTTCACCGATACACACTGCCATGTGTGCTTCCCAG ATGGGCGTCAGTGGAGCTGCCAGCTGCAGGAGGAAATTGAGGCCTCGTGTAGCAGAGTTCAATACAAAGAGAAGGACAAGGGAGGTTTCTTGCATCTTATTATGCAAAAGAAGATTCCCTTTCACATCTGGCCTTCTCTTAAA tcaaataagaaagaaaaggagaaaggaggCGCACCAGCCGAGACCAATAATGTCAAGGTGCTGAATATGAAGCCTGCTGCCTTGGAGTCATTAGAGGAACCCAAAATATCCTCCCCAGTGCCACAACTCCAGTCCCAGCCTCCCTCCACACCTGCACAAAGCGAGTCAAGACGCAACATCAGCAAAGCTGAGCGGGCTGTCAAGCGTGGCCTGAAAAACAAACCAGTGTGTGACAAGGCCACTATGCACACTGTAGGGGTGAAAGGTGGAACTGGAGAAGACAAGTCCACCACCGGTAAGCCTGTTACTGTCACTACTGGCGAGCTGCATCCTCAGGAACCCAGTGCCAAGCGCACCATTGTACATCCACCCACGACCACCAAGCGAGCTTCGTCACCACCAGACAGGGACACAAACTCTTTAAAGTCTGATGGTAAAGCTCCACCAACACACCTGCCCGCCCCTCCGAgcccacagacacaacacaaagaTGAAGATGACAGAGCAGAGAGATTAACCGATGGTCGAGAACCGAAGCCTGGAGTAGCAGTTGCTGCTGCCAGCCACTCCAACAAAACTCAG GTGGCAGAGAAGCAAAACCAGTCTTCAGACAGGTCTGAAGCAATAGCACATGACAGTGAAAGCCAGCCAGCAGCTCCCATCAGCAGCAGTGACTGCCTCAAACCTGTCAACTTGAACAATAAAGTGCATTCGGATTCTCCGGAGATGCTGGTAGAAAGAACAGACTCTGAGCCAGAGAAAAGGCCTGTTGAGCAGCAATCGGAGCAGGATACTCTGATCCACCAGCATGTTGGGTCAGGAGAGGGAGTACCATTAGCACCTGTTGGCATGGCTGCCACACAAGTCTCATCACCCAGCTTAGCCCAGAGGCAGGGCAGTTGTGACGGAGAGGAGAAGCGGGACCAGTCAAAGGAGGAGCCTTCTCTTGAAATGAAAACGCAGGAAG TCCCAGAGCCGATGGTTAACCTACAATTTGTGAAAAATGATTCGTATGAAAAGGGCACAGACCTGATGGTGGTTAATGTTTACATGAAGGGCATCTGCAGGGACACAGCCAGGGTCATCTTCAGGGAACAGGATTTCACTCTCATCTTCCAGACACG CGATGCCAACTTTCTGCGGCTTCATTCCGACTGTGGACCAAACACAGTCTTCAAGTGGCAAGTTAAACTCAG GAACCTAATCCAGCCTGAGCAGTGCAGCTACTCTTTCACCCCATCCCGTGTGGATATCACCCTGAAGAAGAGACACAGCCAGCGCTGGGGGGGTCTGGAGGCCCCTGCCACACAAG TGGGTGGCGCCAAAGTCGCTGTGCCCTCTAGCCCTGCCTGCATGGAGAAAAGCCAACCGGGCAGCAGCCAACACAAACTCCCAGCTAAGGAGGAGCCTCCAAGGGTTGGGGAGGAGAAACACAAGCCCCCTAAGGCCTCCTCTAGAGTGGAGGATGGGGTTCTGGATACTGTGGCTCCTCGCACTGTCTCCGAACATGTAGCTATTGCCAAGCCGGAACCCACTGTTACCATG CCTAAGCCCACATGCATGGTGCAGCCCATGACCCATGCACTCCCTGCCAGCAATGAGCGgcatgaggaagaggaggagaagaaggtgTGCCTGCCTGGTTTTACAGGATTGGTCAACCTTGGCAACACCTGCTTCATGAACAGTGTAATACAGTCCCTGTCCAACACCAGAGAACTCAGGGATTACTTCCATG ATCGAGCGTTTGAGGCAGAAATCAACTGCAGTAATCCACTGGGAACAGGAGGGAGGTTAGCCATTGGGTTTGCTGTGCTGCTCAGGGCCCTTTGGAAAGGAACACACCACGCCTTCCAACCCTCCAAACTTAAG GCAATCGTGGCTAGTAAAGCCAGTCAGTTTACAGGTTATGCCCAGCACGATGCCCAGGAGTTCATGGCTTTCTTGCTGGATGGGCTGCATGAGGACTTGAATCGTATCCATAATAAACCCTACACGGAGACTGTTGACTCTGACGGACGGCTGGATGaggcag TGGCAGAGGAGGCATGGCAGAGGCACAAGATGAGAAACGACTCCTTCATAGTCGATCTCTTCCAAGGCCAGTTCAAATCCAAGCTTGTTTGTCCCACATGCTCCAAG GTGTCTATCACCTTTGACCCTTTCCTCTACCTGCCAGTCCCGTTACCCCAGAAACAAAAAGTGCTTTCAGTTTTCTACTTTGCTAAGGAACCTCATAAAAAACCCATCAAG TTTTTGGTGAGTGTGAGCAAGGAGAACTCCAGCACTGCTGAAGTCCTCGAATCCATTTCCAGAAGTGTGAGGGTCAAACCAGAGAACCTCAGACTCACTGAG GTGGGAAAAAAACGCGTCCAGCGCATCTTTCTGCCATCCCAGTCCTTAGACATGGTGTCCTCCTCTGACATGTTATTCTGTTTTGAGGTGCTTTCCAAAGACCTGGCCAAAGAAAGAGTGGTATTGCTCAGAGTGCAACAG AAACTCCAGGTACCCAATATACCCATCTCTAAGTGTGCTGCCTGCCTGAAGCCACCGGGggctgaggaagaaaaactgaagCGGTGCACTCGCTGTTATCGCGTGGGCTACTGCAATCA AGTATGTCAGAAGAACCACTGGCCCAGTCACAAGGGTCTGTGTCGACCCAACGCAGAGATTGTTGGTTTGCCCTTCCTGATCAGTGTGCCGGAGTCTCGACTGTCCTACACTCGTCTCACCCAGCTACTAGAGGGTTATTCCAG GTTTTCCGTTAATGTGTTCCAGCCTCCTTTCCGGTCAGGCAGGGCCTCCCCTGAAACATCCCAGTGCCGGGTAGACCTCCCCTCAATGCCATTAGGCTCTCCTGATGGTCATGGGTCTGGTGATGAAGCCATGGGTGGTAGCAGTACTCTAGGAGCAGGTGATATGGAGCCGGAGAGGCAGTCTTTCCTCCCCGAATCTCTGGCTGAATGTGCTCAGGCCTCAGCTCTTCACTCTGTCGAGCCAGATTCCCTCTTGTCCTCCCAGACCTCAGTGTCCACCACACAGACTACAGATTCAGGATTCTCTGAGCCAGTCTCTTCAACTTCTCTGGACCCTCATGCTGAAAAAGAGACCTCTTGTGAGAAGGCAGTGCGGCCAGAAG CCGCGGTAACAGGGTATCAGCATCCAAATGAATCAGCATCAGGTGCCTGTCAGTTCTACATAGCTCTACTGGACTCTAATGGGAAGGAACAGAGGCTGGATGAGAAAG AGGATGCATTAGCAGAAGTACCTGATGATGCGACCCTGGAGCTGGTGTGGAAGAACAACGAACGTCTTAAAGAGTACGTCCTAGTGAGTTCCAAGGAACTGGAATATGAAGAGGACCCCAGCTCTCTGAGTGAAACAGCCAGAGCAGGACACTTCACCCTTGAGCAGTGTCTCAACCTTTTCACCAAGCCTGAGGTGCTGGCACCAGAGGAGGCATG gtACTGTCCCAAGTGCCAACAACACCGTGAGGCCTCCAAGCAACTGCTGCTTTGGCGTCTACCCAACGTTCTGATCATCCAGCTCAAACGCTTCTCATTCAGGAGTTTCATCTGGAGAGATAAGATTAACGACATGGTGGACTTTCCTGTCAG GAATCTGGATTTGAGTAAGTTCTGTATTGGCCAGAAGGAAGACATGCAACAACCTCCCGTCTATGACTTGTATGCAGTCATCAACCACTATGGAGGAATGATAGGAGGCCATTACACTGCATATGCTCGCCTGCCAAGTGACAAGAATAGTCAGCGTAGTGACGTTG GCTGGCGTCTTTTTGACGACAGCACAGTGACAATGGTGGAGGAGAGTCAGGTGGTGACACGCTACGCCTACGTTCTGTTCTACCGACGACGCAACTCCCCCGTGGAAAGGCCGCTGCACTTTGTAAGGCCTGTAGGAGCAGAGTCCTCGACTGGTGCAGGAGCAACTGCCAGCCAG GCTTCTAGTCAGTCACTTTTTGGGACAGACCTGGATCCCGAAGGCCCACCAACACTGACCCCAGAGGCACCCTCTGACCTCTTCGCCCACTCTGGAGAGTGTGCAGCACCGTCTTATAGCAACATGGAAGAGGTGGACTAG
- the usp19 gene encoding ubiquitin carboxyl-terminal hydrolase 19 isoform X6 → MASSGGSNETLGRRSGAQHRGGSGRDNSSDQSSSASKKKQKDKANQESREAKRAAAAAAVDGVIAEVKKDVFADWKQNVNEVTVRLRCGEDVQRIEDVSTTFTDTHCHVCFPDGRQWSCQLQEEIEASCSRVQYKEKDKGGFLHLIMQKKIPFHIWPSLKSNKKEKEKGGAPAETNNVKVLNMKPAALESLEEPKISSPVPQLQSQPPSTPAQSESRRNISKAERAVKRGLKNKPVCDKATMHTVGVKGGTGEDKSTTGKPVTVTTGELHPQEPSAKRTIVHPPTTTKRASSPPDRDTNSLKSDGKAPPTHLPAPPSPQTQHKDEDDRAERLTDGREPKPGVAVAAASHSNKTQVAEKQNQSSDRSEAIAHDSESQPAAPISSSDCLKPVNLNNKVHSDSPEMLVERTDSEPEKRPVEQQSEQDTLIHQHVGSGEGVPLAPVGMAATQVSSPSLAQRQGSCDGEEKRDQSKEEPSLEMKTQEVPEPMVNLQFVKNDSYEKGTDLMVVNVYMKGICRDTARVIFREQDFTLIFQTRDANFLRLHSDCGPNTVFKWQVKLRNLIQPEQCSYSFTPSRVDITLKKRHSQRWGGLEAPATQGAVGGAKVAVPSSPACMEKSQPGSSQHKLPAKEEPPRVGEEKHKPPKASSRVEDGVLDTVAPRTVSEHVAIAKPEPTVTMPKPTCMVQPMTHALPASNERHEEEEEKKVCLPGFTGLVNLGNTCFMNSVIQSLSNTRELRDYFHDRAFEAEINCSNPLGTGGRLAIGFAVLLRALWKGTHHAFQPSKLKAIVASKASQFTGYAQHDAQEFMAFLLDGLHEDLNRIHNKPYTETVDSDGRLDEAVAEEAWQRHKMRNDSFIVDLFQGQFKSKLVCPTCSKVSITFDPFLYLPVPLPQKQKVLSVFYFAKEPHKKPIKFLVSVSKENSSTAEVLESISRSVRVKPENLRLTEVGKKRVQRIFLPSQSLDMVSSSDMLFCFEVLSKDLAKERVVLLRVQQKLQVPNIPISKCAACLKPPGAEEEKLKRCTRCYRVGYCNQVCQKNHWPSHKGLCRPNAEIVGLPFLISVPESRLSYTRLTQLLEGYSRFSVNVFQPPFRSGRASPETSQCRVDLPSMPLGSPDGHGSGDEAMGGSSTLGAGDMEPERQSFLPESLAECAQASALHSVEPDSLLSSQTSVSTTQTTDSGFSEPVSSTSLDPHAEKETSCEKAVRPEAAVTGYQHPNESASGACQFYIALLDSNGKEQRLDEKEDALAEVPDDATLELVWKNNERLKEYVLVSSKELEYEEDPSSLSETARAGHFTLEQCLNLFTKPEVLAPEEAWYCPKCQQHREASKQLLLWRLPNVLIIQLKRFSFRSFIWRDKINDMVDFPVRNLDLSKFCIGQKEDMQQPPVYDLYAVINHYGGMIGGHYTAYARLPSDKNSQRSDVGWRLFDDSTVTMVEESQVVTRYAYVLFYRRRNSPVERPLHFVRPVGAESSTGAGATASQASSQSLFGTDLDPEGPPTLTPEAPSDLFAHSGECAAPSYSNMEEVD, encoded by the exons ATGGCCAGTAGCGGTGGTAGCAACGAAACACTGGGCCGCCGCAGTGGGGCTCAGCACAGAGGAGGCAGCGGGAGGGACAACAGTTCAGACCAGTCTTCCAGTGCCAGcaagaagaaacaaaaggacAAGGCTAACCAGGAGAGCAGAGAGGCCAAGAgggcagcagctgctgcagcagtagATGGGGTCATTGCAGAAGTTAAGAAGG ATGTGTTTGCGGACTGGAAGCAGAATGTCAATGAAGTCACTGTCAGGCTGCGCTGTGGGGAGGATGTGCAGAGGATAGAGGACGTCAGCACAACCTTCACCGATACACACTGCCATGTGTGCTTCCCAG ATGGGCGTCAGTGGAGCTGCCAGCTGCAGGAGGAAATTGAGGCCTCGTGTAGCAGAGTTCAATACAAAGAGAAGGACAAGGGAGGTTTCTTGCATCTTATTATGCAAAAGAAGATTCCCTTTCACATCTGGCCTTCTCTTAAA tcaaataagaaagaaaaggagaaaggaggCGCACCAGCCGAGACCAATAATGTCAAGGTGCTGAATATGAAGCCTGCTGCCTTGGAGTCATTAGAGGAACCCAAAATATCCTCCCCAGTGCCACAACTCCAGTCCCAGCCTCCCTCCACACCTGCACAAAGCGAGTCAAGACGCAACATCAGCAAAGCTGAGCGGGCTGTCAAGCGTGGCCTGAAAAACAAACCAGTGTGTGACAAGGCCACTATGCACACTGTAGGGGTGAAAGGTGGAACTGGAGAAGACAAGTCCACCACCGGTAAGCCTGTTACTGTCACTACTGGCGAGCTGCATCCTCAGGAACCCAGTGCCAAGCGCACCATTGTACATCCACCCACGACCACCAAGCGAGCTTCGTCACCACCAGACAGGGACACAAACTCTTTAAAGTCTGATGGTAAAGCTCCACCAACACACCTGCCCGCCCCTCCGAgcccacagacacaacacaaagaTGAAGATGACAGAGCAGAGAGATTAACCGATGGTCGAGAACCGAAGCCTGGAGTAGCAGTTGCTGCTGCCAGCCACTCCAACAAAACTCAG GTGGCAGAGAAGCAAAACCAGTCTTCAGACAGGTCTGAAGCAATAGCACATGACAGTGAAAGCCAGCCAGCAGCTCCCATCAGCAGCAGTGACTGCCTCAAACCTGTCAACTTGAACAATAAAGTGCATTCGGATTCTCCGGAGATGCTGGTAGAAAGAACAGACTCTGAGCCAGAGAAAAGGCCTGTTGAGCAGCAATCGGAGCAGGATACTCTGATCCACCAGCATGTTGGGTCAGGAGAGGGAGTACCATTAGCACCTGTTGGCATGGCTGCCACACAAGTCTCATCACCCAGCTTAGCCCAGAGGCAGGGCAGTTGTGACGGAGAGGAGAAGCGGGACCAGTCAAAGGAGGAGCCTTCTCTTGAAATGAAAACGCAGGAAG TCCCAGAGCCGATGGTTAACCTACAATTTGTGAAAAATGATTCGTATGAAAAGGGCACAGACCTGATGGTGGTTAATGTTTACATGAAGGGCATCTGCAGGGACACAGCCAGGGTCATCTTCAGGGAACAGGATTTCACTCTCATCTTCCAGACACG CGATGCCAACTTTCTGCGGCTTCATTCCGACTGTGGACCAAACACAGTCTTCAAGTGGCAAGTTAAACTCAG GAACCTAATCCAGCCTGAGCAGTGCAGCTACTCTTTCACCCCATCCCGTGTGGATATCACCCTGAAGAAGAGACACAGCCAGCGCTGGGGGGGTCTGGAGGCCCCTGCCACACAAG GTGCAGTGGGTGGCGCCAAAGTCGCTGTGCCCTCTAGCCCTGCCTGCATGGAGAAAAGCCAACCGGGCAGCAGCCAACACAAACTCCCAGCTAAGGAGGAGCCTCCAAGGGTTGGGGAGGAGAAACACAAGCCCCCTAAGGCCTCCTCTAGAGTGGAGGATGGGGTTCTGGATACTGTGGCTCCTCGCACTGTCTCCGAACATGTAGCTATTGCCAAGCCGGAACCCACTGTTACCATG CCTAAGCCCACATGCATGGTGCAGCCCATGACCCATGCACTCCCTGCCAGCAATGAGCGgcatgaggaagaggaggagaagaaggtgTGCCTGCCTGGTTTTACAGGATTGGTCAACCTTGGCAACACCTGCTTCATGAACAGTGTAATACAGTCCCTGTCCAACACCAGAGAACTCAGGGATTACTTCCATG ATCGAGCGTTTGAGGCAGAAATCAACTGCAGTAATCCACTGGGAACAGGAGGGAGGTTAGCCATTGGGTTTGCTGTGCTGCTCAGGGCCCTTTGGAAAGGAACACACCACGCCTTCCAACCCTCCAAACTTAAG GCAATCGTGGCTAGTAAAGCCAGTCAGTTTACAGGTTATGCCCAGCACGATGCCCAGGAGTTCATGGCTTTCTTGCTGGATGGGCTGCATGAGGACTTGAATCGTATCCATAATAAACCCTACACGGAGACTGTTGACTCTGACGGACGGCTGGATGaggcag TGGCAGAGGAGGCATGGCAGAGGCACAAGATGAGAAACGACTCCTTCATAGTCGATCTCTTCCAAGGCCAGTTCAAATCCAAGCTTGTTTGTCCCACATGCTCCAAG GTGTCTATCACCTTTGACCCTTTCCTCTACCTGCCAGTCCCGTTACCCCAGAAACAAAAAGTGCTTTCAGTTTTCTACTTTGCTAAGGAACCTCATAAAAAACCCATCAAG TTTTTGGTGAGTGTGAGCAAGGAGAACTCCAGCACTGCTGAAGTCCTCGAATCCATTTCCAGAAGTGTGAGGGTCAAACCAGAGAACCTCAGACTCACTGAG GTGGGAAAAAAACGCGTCCAGCGCATCTTTCTGCCATCCCAGTCCTTAGACATGGTGTCCTCCTCTGACATGTTATTCTGTTTTGAGGTGCTTTCCAAAGACCTGGCCAAAGAAAGAGTGGTATTGCTCAGAGTGCAACAG AAACTCCAGGTACCCAATATACCCATCTCTAAGTGTGCTGCCTGCCTGAAGCCACCGGGggctgaggaagaaaaactgaagCGGTGCACTCGCTGTTATCGCGTGGGCTACTGCAATCA AGTATGTCAGAAGAACCACTGGCCCAGTCACAAGGGTCTGTGTCGACCCAACGCAGAGATTGTTGGTTTGCCCTTCCTGATCAGTGTGCCGGAGTCTCGACTGTCCTACACTCGTCTCACCCAGCTACTAGAGGGTTATTCCAG GTTTTCCGTTAATGTGTTCCAGCCTCCTTTCCGGTCAGGCAGGGCCTCCCCTGAAACATCCCAGTGCCGGGTAGACCTCCCCTCAATGCCATTAGGCTCTCCTGATGGTCATGGGTCTGGTGATGAAGCCATGGGTGGTAGCAGTACTCTAGGAGCAGGTGATATGGAGCCGGAGAGGCAGTCTTTCCTCCCCGAATCTCTGGCTGAATGTGCTCAGGCCTCAGCTCTTCACTCTGTCGAGCCAGATTCCCTCTTGTCCTCCCAGACCTCAGTGTCCACCACACAGACTACAGATTCAGGATTCTCTGAGCCAGTCTCTTCAACTTCTCTGGACCCTCATGCTGAAAAAGAGACCTCTTGTGAGAAGGCAGTGCGGCCAGAAG CCGCGGTAACAGGGTATCAGCATCCAAATGAATCAGCATCAGGTGCCTGTCAGTTCTACATAGCTCTACTGGACTCTAATGGGAAGGAACAGAGGCTGGATGAGAAAG AGGATGCATTAGCAGAAGTACCTGATGATGCGACCCTGGAGCTGGTGTGGAAGAACAACGAACGTCTTAAAGAGTACGTCCTAGTGAGTTCCAAGGAACTGGAATATGAAGAGGACCCCAGCTCTCTGAGTGAAACAGCCAGAGCAGGACACTTCACCCTTGAGCAGTGTCTCAACCTTTTCACCAAGCCTGAGGTGCTGGCACCAGAGGAGGCATG gtACTGTCCCAAGTGCCAACAACACCGTGAGGCCTCCAAGCAACTGCTGCTTTGGCGTCTACCCAACGTTCTGATCATCCAGCTCAAACGCTTCTCATTCAGGAGTTTCATCTGGAGAGATAAGATTAACGACATGGTGGACTTTCCTGTCAG GAATCTGGATTTGAGTAAGTTCTGTATTGGCCAGAAGGAAGACATGCAACAACCTCCCGTCTATGACTTGTATGCAGTCATCAACCACTATGGAGGAATGATAGGAGGCCATTACACTGCATATGCTCGCCTGCCAAGTGACAAGAATAGTCAGCGTAGTGACGTTG GCTGGCGTCTTTTTGACGACAGCACAGTGACAATGGTGGAGGAGAGTCAGGTGGTGACACGCTACGCCTACGTTCTGTTCTACCGACGACGCAACTCCCCCGTGGAAAGGCCGCTGCACTTTGTAAGGCCTGTAGGAGCAGAGTCCTCGACTGGTGCAGGAGCAACTGCCAGCCAG GCTTCTAGTCAGTCACTTTTTGGGACAGACCTGGATCCCGAAGGCCCACCAACACTGACCCCAGAGGCACCCTCTGACCTCTTCGCCCACTCTGGAGAGTGTGCAGCACCGTCTTATAGCAACATGGAAGAGGTGGACTAG